CAATCCCTCTGCCAACAATAATGGCATCTGCGCCACCCTCAATTGCATTTTCTACGGTGAGATATTGTTGTCCTAATCCATCTCCTTTGGTATCCAGATTAACACCAGGCATGAGGAGTAATTGATCCTGAGGAATTTTATTTCTAAAGCGCTTGATATCTTCAACATTGGCCCCATGACCGATATATCCACTCACACACTCCTTGCGACGTTTGCCGATTTCAAGGACTTGCCTCGTATATGTTTCGGAGATGAGATTTCCTTTGGCGCTCATGCGAGCGAGTAAAAACCCAGATCTGGGGATATCCAGATCACCAAACAGTCCATCCAGGATGGCTTCACCAGCGATCATGTGAACGGTCACATATTCAGCCCATTCTGCAATTTTGTAAACTCCAGAACGAAATTGCTTGCGAACTGTGCTGCCGATATCGGCAAATTTCCGGTCTTCAAAAATTAGAAAGTCATGTCTTTCAGCAAGAGCCTTTAATCGTGGGACAAAGCTACCGTTGAAATCCTTCATGATATCAACGTGGGTTTTGACCATGAAGATTTCAGGTCCTGCAGCTTCCAGAATATCAAAGAAAGTTGCTACGTCCTCAACATCCAGTGATAGAATCAGGTTTGATTTTTTTCTCAACATGGCATCCATGAGTTTTCTGGTCAAGGGTGCAGTAGTTGCATTCACTCGATCGGCAAATTTCAGAAGCGGCTTATCAACAGGAGTGGAAACAAATTCTCGAACTTTTTGAGCCAGCGCCGTATTGAGCTTTCCTTCAGCACCTAACACTGAGATCATATCTTCCACAGTAATAATGGAGCTGAGTTTGTATCCTTTAGTGGCCAGAATCTCTTCACCATTAAAACTACGATCAATGAGACAAACGAAATCCTTCACCTTAAG
The Candidatus Neomarinimicrobiota bacterium genome window above contains:
- the pyrF gene encoding orotidine-5'-phosphate decarboxylase, translated to METGKKQLILDLHKIGALKFGEFKLKSGATSPFYIDLRSIISYPAIIKNIVSLLKAELADKKFDVITGIPYTALPLAAQVSVEMDTPLVYQRKEVKTYGTGKLIEGHFEAGQTCLIIDDLITTGESKFEAAEGMEHAGLKVKDFVCLIDRSFNGEEILATKGYKLSSIITVEDMISVLGAEGKLNTALAQKVREFVSTPVDKPLLKFADRVNATTAPLTRKLMDAMLRKKSNLILSLDVEDVATFFDILEAAGPEIFMVKTHVDIMKDFNGSFVPRLKALAERHDFLIFEDRKFADIGSTVRKQFRSGVYKIAEWAEYVTVHMIAGEAILDGLFGDLDIPRSGFLLARMSAKGNLISETYTRQVLEIGKRRKECVSGYIGHGANVEDIKRFRNKIPQDQLLLMPGVNLDTKGDGLGQQYLTVENAIEGGADAIIVGRGIVASADPGAEAKRYREAAWTAFQSKNK